In one Umezawaea sp. Da 62-37 genomic region, the following are encoded:
- the rpsF gene encoding 30S ribosomal protein S6, whose protein sequence is MRHYEVMVILDPSLDERTVAPSLDTFLNVIRTTGGNVEKVEVWGKRRLSFEINKSSEGIYAVLDLTSTPDAVKELDRQLGLQETILRTKVMRRHPPKPTKASTKAAKNAAKAKV, encoded by the coding sequence ATGCGTCATTACGAAGTGATGGTCATCCTTGACCCCAGTCTCGACGAGCGCACTGTCGCACCGTCGCTCGACACCTTTCTCAACGTGATCCGCACGACTGGCGGAAACGTGGAGAAGGTCGAGGTGTGGGGCAAGCGCCGGCTGAGTTTCGAGATCAACAAGAGCAGCGAGGGCATCTACGCGGTGCTCGACCTGACCTCGACTCCCGACGCGGTGAAGGAACTGGACCGCCAGCTGGGTCTGCAGGAGACGATCCTGCGCACCAAGGTCATGCGGCGCCACCCCCCGAAGCCCACCAAGGCTTCGACGAAGGCGGCCAAGAACGCCGCCAAGGCCAAGGTCTGA
- a CDS encoding single-stranded DNA-binding protein translates to MAGETTITVVGNLTADPELRFTQSGAAVASFTVASTPRTFDKASGEWKDGDALFLRCNVWRQVAENVAESLTRGSRVVVTGRLRQRSFETKENEKRTVMELEVDEIGPSLRYATAKVNKVSRGGGEGGGFGGGSSAPRGGGGAPADDPWGSAPAASNSGGGFADEPPF, encoded by the coding sequence ATGGCTGGCGAGACGACGATCACGGTGGTCGGAAACCTGACCGCCGATCCCGAACTCCGCTTCACCCAGTCCGGCGCCGCGGTGGCGAGCTTCACCGTGGCGTCCACTCCCCGCACGTTCGACAAGGCGTCGGGCGAGTGGAAGGACGGGGACGCGCTGTTCCTGCGGTGCAACGTGTGGCGCCAGGTCGCGGAGAACGTGGCCGAGTCGCTCACGCGTGGTTCGCGTGTGGTCGTGACCGGGCGGCTGCGCCAACGCTCCTTCGAGACGAAGGAAAACGAGAAGCGCACCGTCATGGAGCTTGAGGTCGACGAGATCGGCCCCTCGCTGCGCTACGCGACCGCGAAGGTCAACAAGGTCAGCCGTGGCGGGGGTGAGGGCGGCGGCTTCGGCGGCGGTTCCTCCGCACCCCGCGGCGGCGGTGGCGCTCCCGCTGACGACCCCTGGGGCTCCGCCCCCGCGGCGAGCAACAGCGGC